The proteins below are encoded in one region of Manis pentadactyla isolate mManPen7 chromosome 2, mManPen7.hap1, whole genome shotgun sequence:
- the KRCC1 gene encoding lysine-rich coiled-coil protein 1 isoform X1 — MRGSLVNLMKHSKTYDSFQDELEDYIKVQKARGLEPKTCFRKMKEDCVETFGYKEEVDSIPRYIKFDQRLPSGSVQTYPRSYTISQTVGNLLPQWLPAHNSRLGPESRSYYQLTRDCFSEKPGPLNLSQQEYNGNSYSVESGVYKHLASKNSISAQQASHKQIHQMRKRHPEEGRGKPEERPEHKGKKGCEKIDLDKHKSIQSNKKETETVRVSTEKLKNRKKKSREVASKKGEHKRRKEKKEQVKEMTEEEMLWDQSILGF, encoded by the exons ATGAG AGGATCCCTTGTCAACCTAATGAAGCATTCAAAGACATATGACTCTTTTCAAGATGAACTGGAAGATTATATCAAAGTGCAGAAAGCCAGAGGCTTAGAGCCAAAGACTTGCTTCAGAAAGATGAAAGAAGACTGTGTGGAAACCTTTGGGTACAAAGAAGAGGTTGATTCCATACCCAGATATATAAAGTTTGATCAGAGACTCCCATCTGGAAGTGTCCAGACCTATCCAAGATCGTATACTATTTCACAAACAGTGGGAAACCTGTTACCTCAGTGGCTACCAGCTCATAACAGCAGGCTGGGACCAGAGTCCCGGAGCTACTATCAATTGACCAGGGACTGTTTCTCAGAAAAACCAGGACCCCTGAACCTTAGTCAGCAAGAGTATAATGGTAACTCATACAGTGTAGAATCTGGAGTTTATAAGCACCTCGCCTCAAAAAACAGTATCAGTGCCCAACAAGCCAGTCATAAGCAGATACATCAGATGAGAAAACGGCACCCTGAGGAAGGCAGAGGAAAACCAGAGGAGAGGCCCGagcataaggggaaaaaaggttgtGAGAAAATAGATTTAGACAAACATAAGAGCATCCAGAGCaacaaaaaagagacagaaacagtTAGGGTCAGTACAGAAAAGCTTAAGAATcggaagaagaaaagcagagaagTAGCCTCTAAGAAAGGGGAGCATAAGCGTAGAAAAGAGAAGAAGGAACAAGTCAAAGAAATGACAGAGGAGGAAATGCTCTGGGACCAGTCTATCCTTGGATTTTGA
- the KRCC1 gene encoding lysine-rich coiled-coil protein 1 isoform X2 codes for MKHSKTYDSFQDELEDYIKVQKARGLEPKTCFRKMKEDCVETFGYKEEVDSIPRYIKFDQRLPSGSVQTYPRSYTISQTVGNLLPQWLPAHNSRLGPESRSYYQLTRDCFSEKPGPLNLSQQEYNGNSYSVESGVYKHLASKNSISAQQASHKQIHQMRKRHPEEGRGKPEERPEHKGKKGCEKIDLDKHKSIQSNKKETETVRVSTEKLKNRKKKSREVASKKGEHKRRKEKKEQVKEMTEEEMLWDQSILGF; via the coding sequence ATGAAGCATTCAAAGACATATGACTCTTTTCAAGATGAACTGGAAGATTATATCAAAGTGCAGAAAGCCAGAGGCTTAGAGCCAAAGACTTGCTTCAGAAAGATGAAAGAAGACTGTGTGGAAACCTTTGGGTACAAAGAAGAGGTTGATTCCATACCCAGATATATAAAGTTTGATCAGAGACTCCCATCTGGAAGTGTCCAGACCTATCCAAGATCGTATACTATTTCACAAACAGTGGGAAACCTGTTACCTCAGTGGCTACCAGCTCATAACAGCAGGCTGGGACCAGAGTCCCGGAGCTACTATCAATTGACCAGGGACTGTTTCTCAGAAAAACCAGGACCCCTGAACCTTAGTCAGCAAGAGTATAATGGTAACTCATACAGTGTAGAATCTGGAGTTTATAAGCACCTCGCCTCAAAAAACAGTATCAGTGCCCAACAAGCCAGTCATAAGCAGATACATCAGATGAGAAAACGGCACCCTGAGGAAGGCAGAGGAAAACCAGAGGAGAGGCCCGagcataaggggaaaaaaggttgtGAGAAAATAGATTTAGACAAACATAAGAGCATCCAGAGCaacaaaaaagagacagaaacagtTAGGGTCAGTACAGAAAAGCTTAAGAATcggaagaagaaaagcagagaagTAGCCTCTAAGAAAGGGGAGCATAAGCGTAGAAAAGAGAAGAAGGAACAAGTCAAAGAAATGACAGAGGAGGAAATGCTCTGGGACCAGTCTATCCTTGGATTTTGA